In Kineococcus endophyticus, one genomic interval encodes:
- a CDS encoding glycoside hydrolase family 65 protein, giving the protein MPTADERPDDTGPGLAAPHAWAVREGPLDLDRLAQVESLFALSNGRCGVRGSLEEGDPAGTRGTYLSGAFELWPLTYPEYSYGYPTVQERLVPVLDPTRVELLVDGEPLDVRTGELIEHERVLDLRSGTLHRHLRWTSPGGHGVVVGSQRLVPLDRPGLVALEYSVRADGSPVDVEVRSAVLASEDLHEAVASAGHRGGRLRQRTDGSGLAVAAHVEHDVLAPAAADVRSHALSDRVVTVVRTRLDAGEMLRLRKVVSLGWAPESERDDLDERLAGLLADGVRVGWDGLCREQRAVLDEFWDHADVEVDGDEDLQQAVRFALFHVFQAAAQGTDRGIPAKGLTGTGYDGHTFWDTEVFVLPVLNHVWPQAAAEALRWRHRMLPAARGRARELGLAGASFPWRTISGRESSGYWPAGTAAVHLGADIADAAVRHLHATGDEELAREALVDLVVETARTWVVLGREDAEGRFHVDGVTGPDEYSALVDDNAYTNLMAQANLRAAVELTKQFPAQAEALGVDDAELAQFARLADAVHLPRDPVTGVPAQDEGATQRKRWDFEGTRPDQYPLADSFPYFSLYRRQVVKQADLVLALYLRPEAFTWQEKRDAFEHAEGVTVRDSSLSAAVQAVVAAEVGHLDLAAAYAHEAAFVDLHDLRGKTADGLHIASLGGAWLALVAGYGGMRDAGGELSFAPRLPDGLRGLRFRTRHRGSCVEVSVRGAQATYRLVDGGPVHARHHGREFTLARDEPATFPVPPLDPDVAARPAPAHPAHRGPRRRR; this is encoded by the coding sequence GTGCCGACCGCGGACGAACGACCCGACGACACCGGACCGGGCCTGGCGGCCCCGCACGCCTGGGCGGTCCGCGAGGGTCCGCTGGACCTGGACCGGCTGGCCCAGGTGGAGTCGCTGTTCGCCCTGTCCAACGGCCGCTGCGGCGTGCGGGGCTCGCTCGAGGAGGGCGACCCGGCCGGGACCCGCGGGACGTACCTCAGCGGAGCCTTCGAGCTGTGGCCCCTCACCTACCCCGAGTACAGCTACGGGTACCCGACGGTTCAGGAACGTCTCGTGCCGGTGCTGGACCCGACGCGGGTCGAGCTGCTAGTCGACGGCGAGCCGCTGGACGTGCGCACCGGTGAGCTGATCGAGCACGAGCGGGTGCTGGACCTGCGCAGCGGGACGCTGCACCGGCACCTGCGCTGGACGTCCCCGGGTGGGCACGGCGTCGTGGTGGGCTCGCAGCGGCTCGTCCCGCTGGACCGTCCGGGGCTGGTGGCCCTGGAGTACAGCGTGCGCGCCGACGGGTCCCCGGTGGACGTGGAGGTGCGGTCGGCCGTCCTGGCCAGCGAGGACCTGCACGAGGCGGTCGCGTCGGCCGGGCACCGCGGCGGGCGGCTGCGCCAGCGCACCGACGGGTCCGGGCTGGCCGTCGCCGCGCACGTCGAGCACGACGTGCTGGCCCCCGCCGCGGCCGACGTGCGCAGCCACGCCCTGAGCGACCGGGTGGTGACGGTGGTCCGCACCCGGCTGGACGCCGGGGAGATGCTGCGGCTGCGCAAGGTCGTCTCCCTCGGGTGGGCGCCGGAGTCCGAGCGGGACGACCTCGACGAACGGCTGGCCGGGCTGCTGGCCGACGGGGTCCGCGTGGGCTGGGACGGCCTGTGCCGGGAGCAGCGGGCGGTCCTCGACGAGTTCTGGGACCACGCCGACGTGGAGGTGGACGGTGACGAGGACCTGCAGCAGGCCGTGCGGTTCGCGCTCTTCCACGTCTTCCAGGCGGCCGCCCAGGGCACCGACCGGGGCATCCCCGCCAAGGGCCTGACGGGCACCGGGTACGACGGCCACACGTTCTGGGACACCGAGGTGTTCGTGCTCCCGGTGCTCAACCACGTCTGGCCGCAGGCGGCCGCCGAGGCGCTGCGGTGGCGCCACCGGATGCTGCCCGCCGCCCGCGGACGCGCCCGGGAGCTCGGCCTGGCCGGCGCCAGCTTCCCCTGGCGGACGATCAGCGGACGGGAGAGCTCGGGGTACTGGCCGGCGGGGACCGCCGCCGTGCACCTGGGGGCCGACATCGCCGACGCCGCCGTGCGCCACCTGCACGCCACCGGCGACGAGGAGCTGGCCCGCGAGGCCCTCGTCGACCTCGTCGTCGAGACGGCGAGGACGTGGGTCGTGCTGGGGCGCGAGGACGCCGAGGGCCGCTTCCACGTCGACGGGGTGACCGGCCCGGACGAGTACAGCGCCCTGGTCGACGACAACGCCTACACGAACCTCATGGCGCAGGCGAACCTGCGGGCCGCGGTGGAGCTGACGAAGCAGTTCCCGGCGCAGGCCGAGGCCCTCGGGGTCGACGACGCCGAACTGGCGCAGTTCGCCCGGCTCGCCGACGCCGTCCACCTGCCGCGCGACCCCGTGACCGGGGTGCCGGCCCAGGACGAGGGGGCGACCCAGCGCAAGCGGTGGGACTTCGAGGGCACCCGGCCCGACCAGTACCCGCTGGCCGACTCCTTCCCCTACTTCAGCCTCTACCGACGGCAGGTCGTGAAGCAGGCCGACCTCGTCCTGGCCCTGTACCTGAGGCCCGAGGCGTTCACGTGGCAGGAGAAGCGGGACGCCTTCGAGCACGCCGAGGGCGTCACCGTGCGGGACTCCTCGCTGTCGGCGGCCGTGCAGGCCGTCGTGGCCGCCGAGGTCGGGCACCTGGACCTGGCCGCCGCGTACGCGCACGAGGCCGCCTTCGTCGACCTGCACGACCTGCGCGGCAAGACCGCCGACGGGCTGCACATCGCCTCCCTGGGCGGGGCCTGGCTGGCGCTCGTGGCCGGGTACGGCGGGATGCGCGACGCCGGTGGGGAGCTGTCCTTCGCGCCGCGGCTGCCGGACGGGCTGCGGGGGCTGCGCTTCCGCACGCGGCACCGGGGCTCGTGCGTCGAGGTGTCCGTGCGCGGCGCACAGGCCACCTACCGCCTCGTGGACGGCGGTCCCGTCCACGCCCGCCACCACGGCCGGGAGTTCACGCTCGCCCGGGACGAGCCGGCCACCTTCCCCGTGCCACCCCTGGACCCGGACGTCGCCGCCCGGCCGGCACCGGCGCACCCGGCGCACCGCGGCCCGCGGCGTCGCCGGTGA
- the alaS gene encoding alanine--tRNA ligase, with amino-acid sequence MQTAEIRRRWLDFFERKGHTVVPSASLVSTDPSLMFTVAGMVPFIPYLTAQVPAPYKRATSVQKCLRTLDIEEVGKTTRHGTFFQMNGNFSFGDYFKREAITFAWELLTTPEADGGLGFDPERLWTTVYLDDDEAFQLWREIGMPAERIQRRGKKDNYWNTGQPGPGGPCSEIYFDRGPEYGAEGGPEADEDRYIEIWNLVFMQYQLSAVRSKTDFDVAGELPAKNIDTGMGLERVAFLKQGVDNMYEIDEVRPVLDYAALAAEKDYGANHDDDVRMRVVADHVRSALMLIGDGVTPGNEGAGYVLRRLIRRAVRAMRLLGFEDEALPILLPASMEVMSASYPELRTDFDRIAKVAYAEEQAFRRTLVSGTAIFETAVAQTKSAGGATLSGERAFALHDTYGFPIDLTLEMAAEAGVSVDEAGFRTLMAEQVGRAKADAKAKKTGGIDLTVYRSTLESLPAPVTFTGYEVASGEARVAVVLQGGVSTPSAPVGTDVEVVLDRTPFYAEGGGQLADHGTLTTSGGAVVTVTDVQQPVRGLYVHKGSVTSGELVAGDAVHAVVDAARRRSISRAHTATHLVHQVLREHLGDTATQAGSQNAPGRLRFDYSSTTQVAGQVVRDIEGVVNERIHDDLPVAAEVMDREAALNSGAMALFGEKYGDRVRVVSIGEDWSKELCGGTHTLTSQQVGLVSILSESSIGSGARRIEALVGADAFDFLTREHLLVNQLTDVVKARPEELPDRIGSLLTRLSDAEKEIAKLRGGQVLALAPTIAANPTDKFGVQVVTHDAGAAAADDVRTLVLDVRSRLGDEKPVVVAITGVAKDRPVVVVATNAEARRWGVKAGELVRTAAQTLGGGGGGKDDLAQGGGQDVSKVGEALAAISDFVGARVTGSV; translated from the coding sequence ATGCAGACGGCAGAGATCCGTCGCCGGTGGCTCGACTTCTTCGAGCGCAAGGGCCACACCGTCGTCCCGAGCGCCTCGCTGGTCTCGACCGACCCCAGCCTCATGTTCACCGTGGCCGGGATGGTGCCCTTCATCCCCTACCTCACCGCCCAGGTGCCCGCCCCCTACAAGCGGGCCACCAGCGTGCAGAAGTGCCTGCGCACCCTCGACATCGAGGAGGTCGGCAAGACCACGCGCCACGGCACGTTCTTCCAGATGAACGGCAACTTCTCCTTCGGCGACTACTTCAAGCGCGAGGCCATCACCTTCGCCTGGGAGCTGCTGACGACGCCCGAGGCCGACGGCGGCCTCGGGTTCGACCCCGAGCGCCTGTGGACGACCGTCTACCTCGACGACGACGAGGCCTTCCAGCTCTGGCGCGAGATCGGCATGCCCGCCGAGCGCATCCAGCGCCGCGGCAAGAAGGACAACTACTGGAACACCGGTCAGCCCGGACCCGGTGGCCCCTGCTCGGAGATCTACTTCGACCGCGGCCCCGAGTACGGCGCCGAGGGTGGCCCGGAGGCCGACGAGGACCGCTACATCGAGATCTGGAACCTCGTCTTCATGCAGTACCAGCTCTCCGCGGTGCGCTCGAAGACGGACTTCGACGTCGCCGGTGAGCTGCCCGCCAAGAACATCGACACCGGCATGGGTCTGGAGCGCGTCGCGTTCCTCAAGCAGGGCGTCGACAACATGTACGAGATCGACGAGGTCCGGCCCGTGCTGGACTACGCGGCGCTCGCGGCCGAGAAGGACTACGGCGCGAACCACGACGACGACGTCCGCATGCGCGTCGTGGCCGACCACGTCCGCAGCGCGCTCATGCTCATCGGCGACGGCGTCACCCCGGGCAACGAGGGCGCCGGGTACGTCCTGCGCCGCCTCATCCGCCGCGCCGTCCGCGCGATGCGCCTGCTCGGCTTCGAGGACGAGGCGCTGCCGATCCTGCTGCCCGCCTCGATGGAGGTCATGAGCGCCTCCTACCCCGAGCTGCGCACCGACTTCGACCGCATCGCGAAGGTCGCCTACGCCGAGGAGCAGGCGTTCCGCCGCACCCTCGTCTCGGGCACCGCGATCTTCGAGACCGCTGTGGCGCAGACGAAGTCGGCCGGTGGCGCGACCCTGTCGGGTGAGCGCGCGTTCGCGCTGCACGACACGTACGGGTTCCCGATCGACCTCACCCTGGAGATGGCGGCCGAGGCCGGCGTCTCCGTCGACGAGGCCGGGTTCCGCACGCTGATGGCCGAGCAGGTGGGCCGCGCGAAGGCGGACGCGAAGGCCAAGAAGACCGGCGGGATCGACCTGACGGTCTACCGCTCGACGCTGGAGAGCCTGCCCGCGCCCGTCACGTTCACCGGGTACGAGGTGGCCTCCGGCGAGGCGCGCGTCGCCGTCGTCCTGCAGGGCGGGGTGAGCACGCCGTCCGCCCCGGTCGGCACCGACGTCGAGGTCGTCCTGGACCGCACGCCGTTCTACGCCGAGGGCGGTGGGCAGCTCGCCGACCACGGCACCCTGACCACCTCCGGCGGCGCCGTCGTCACGGTGACCGACGTGCAGCAGCCCGTCCGCGGGCTGTACGTGCACAAGGGGTCGGTGACGAGCGGCGAGCTCGTCGCGGGCGACGCCGTGCACGCCGTCGTGGACGCCGCGCGCCGGCGCTCCATCAGCCGCGCCCACACCGCGACGCACCTGGTGCACCAGGTCCTGCGCGAGCACCTCGGCGACACCGCCACCCAGGCCGGGTCGCAGAACGCCCCGGGCCGGCTGCGGTTCGACTACTCCTCGACGACCCAGGTCGCCGGGCAGGTCGTCCGCGACATCGAGGGCGTCGTCAACGAGCGCATCCACGACGACCTGCCCGTGGCGGCCGAGGTCATGGACCGCGAGGCGGCCCTGAACTCCGGCGCGATGGCGCTGTTCGGGGAGAAGTACGGCGACCGCGTGCGCGTCGTCTCCATCGGCGAGGACTGGTCCAAGGAGCTGTGCGGGGGCACGCACACGCTGACGTCCCAGCAGGTCGGGCTCGTCTCGATCCTGTCGGAGAGCTCCATCGGCTCCGGCGCCCGCCGCATCGAGGCGCTCGTGGGCGCGGACGCGTTCGACTTCCTGACGCGCGAGCACCTGCTCGTCAACCAGCTCACCGACGTCGTCAAGGCGCGCCCGGAGGAGCTGCCCGACCGGATCGGCTCCCTCCTGACCCGTCTGTCGGACGCCGAGAAGGAGATCGCCAAGCTGCGCGGGGGGCAGGTCCTCGCCCTCGCACCGACGATCGCCGCGAACCCGACCGACAAGTTCGGCGTCCAGGTCGTGACCCACGACGCCGGCGCCGCGGCGGCCGACGACGTGCGCACGCTCGTGCTCGACGTCCGCTCGCGCCTCGGTGACGAGAAGCCCGTCGTCGTCGCCATCACCGGCGTGGCCAAGGACCGGCCCGTGGTCGTCGTGGCCACCAACGCCGAGGCGCGCCGCTGGGGCGTCAAGGCCGGTGAACTGGTCCGCACGGCGGCCCAGACGCTCGGCGGGGGCGGCGGCGGCAAGGACGACCTCGCCCAGGGCGGCGGCCAGGACGTCTCCAAGGTCGGCGAGGCCCTCGCCGCGATCAGCGACTTCGTCGGCGCCCGGGTCACGGGATCGGTGTGA
- the ruvX gene encoding Holliday junction resolvase RuvX has protein sequence MRPGVRLAVDVGSVRVGLAACDPAGVIASPLRTLVRDAEHDADVAEVAAEARARGAVEVVVGWPLSLDGSEGPAALRAVEYADKIRRSVPGVTVRLVDERLSTVDAHRALHAAGKKERQFRAVVDQAAAVVLLQAALDAERAGHTPGRVVEGPKARRKPRHRGQGGARTPDPGATEDEG, from the coding sequence GTGAGACCGGGCGTACGACTCGCCGTCGACGTCGGCAGCGTCCGCGTCGGCCTGGCGGCGTGCGACCCTGCAGGCGTGATCGCCTCACCGCTGCGGACGCTCGTCCGCGACGCCGAGCACGACGCCGACGTGGCCGAGGTCGCCGCCGAGGCGCGCGCGCGCGGTGCCGTGGAGGTCGTCGTCGGGTGGCCGCTGTCCCTCGACGGATCCGAGGGCCCGGCAGCCTTGCGCGCGGTGGAGTACGCCGACAAGATCAGGCGGTCCGTCCCCGGCGTCACCGTCCGGCTCGTCGACGAGCGGCTCAGCACCGTCGACGCGCACCGGGCGCTGCACGCGGCCGGGAAGAAGGAGAGGCAGTTCCGGGCGGTCGTCGACCAGGCGGCCGCCGTGGTCCTGCTGCAGGCAGCGCTCGACGCCGAGCGTGCAGGACACACGCCCGGACGGGTGGTGGAGGGACCGAAGGCACGCCGCAAACCGCGGCACCGCGGGCAGGGTGGGGCACGGACGCCGGACCCCGGCGCCACGGAGGACGAGGGCTGA
- the mltG gene encoding endolytic transglycosylase MltG — protein MDLPGTHNGEPGRRRGLRRRRALVAIVAALAVIGGGTWAAWGTLGPVVARFTESDDYEGTGTGAVDVRIASGDSGRTIGANLAEAGVVKSSSAFVAASRAQPKMAGIQPGTYRLKEHMSAAAAVSLLLDPAAKVTTRLTVPEGLTVKQVLALVEKTVGLPAADLEKALADPVALGLPAAANGNAEGYLFPATYSVNPGESAADVLKAMVTQANAELTNLGVPPERMHDVVVEASIAQKEARSAEDMAKVTRVLDNRIAIGMPLQLDSTVSYAVGATGKVTTTAAQRATDSPYNTYLHPGLPAGPISNPGADALRAALSPADGTWLYFVTVDLQTGETRFATTIAEHNANVALFQQYLKDHPEQ, from the coding sequence ATGGATCTTCCCGGCACGCACAACGGGGAGCCGGGCCGGCGGCGCGGTCTGCGCCGTCGTCGTGCGCTCGTCGCCATCGTGGCCGCGCTCGCCGTCATCGGCGGTGGCACGTGGGCGGCCTGGGGCACGCTGGGGCCCGTGGTCGCCCGGTTCACCGAGAGCGACGACTACGAGGGGACCGGGACGGGGGCGGTCGACGTCCGCATCGCCTCCGGCGACAGCGGCCGGACGATCGGGGCCAACCTGGCCGAGGCCGGCGTGGTCAAGTCCAGCAGCGCCTTCGTCGCCGCGTCCAGGGCGCAGCCGAAGATGGCCGGCATCCAGCCCGGCACGTACCGCCTCAAGGAGCACATGTCGGCCGCCGCCGCGGTCTCGCTCCTCCTGGACCCCGCCGCGAAGGTCACCACCCGGCTCACCGTGCCCGAGGGCCTCACCGTCAAGCAGGTCCTCGCGCTCGTGGAGAAGACCGTCGGGCTCCCCGCGGCCGACCTGGAGAAGGCGCTGGCCGACCCGGTCGCCCTCGGGCTGCCCGCCGCGGCGAACGGCAACGCCGAGGGCTACCTCTTCCCGGCCACCTACTCCGTGAACCCCGGCGAGAGCGCCGCGGACGTCCTCAAGGCGATGGTCACGCAGGCGAACGCGGAGCTGACGAACCTCGGCGTGCCGCCCGAGCGGATGCACGACGTGGTCGTCGAGGCGAGCATCGCCCAGAAGGAGGCGCGCAGCGCCGAGGACATGGCGAAGGTGACGCGCGTCCTGGACAACCGGATCGCGATCGGGATGCCCCTGCAGCTGGACTCGACGGTCAGCTACGCCGTCGGCGCGACGGGGAAGGTCACGACGACGGCCGCCCAGCGGGCGACCGACTCGCCGTACAACACCTACCTGCACCCGGGCCTGCCGGCCGGTCCCATCAGCAACCCCGGCGCGGACGCGCTGCGTGCTGCGCTCAGCCCCGCCGACGGCACGTGGCTGTACTTCGTCACGGTGGACCTGCAGACGGGGGAGACGCGCTTCGCCACGACCATCGCGGAGCACAACGCCAACGTGGCGCTCTTCCAGCAGTACCTGAAGGACCACCCGGAGCAGTGA
- a CDS encoding shikimate dehydrogenase produces MRAAVCGSPIAHSLSPALHRAAYEALGLTGWSYDLLEVDEERLPAVIGSLDASWAGLSLTMPLKQAVVPLVDEVSDFARAVGSVNTVVVTPRQDRRNTPGRRGVRLRAENTDVMGLVTALAEAGAERVTRGVVLGGGATARSAVVALLQAGCPRPVAVVRSPDRAAELRGVAARLGGEVEIRDWSELAVALTAEVVVSTVPIGGSQAMTDGLLDAFRPVWWPLLLDVVYAPWPTPLAQRWGGPVVGGFEMLLHQAVAQVELMTGREGPVEAMRAAGLAALADRARA; encoded by the coding sequence GTGAGGGCAGCGGTCTGCGGGTCGCCCATCGCGCACTCGCTCTCCCCGGCGCTGCACCGCGCCGCGTACGAGGCGCTCGGGCTGACCGGCTGGAGCTACGACCTCCTGGAGGTCGACGAGGAGCGGCTGCCGGCCGTCATCGGGTCGCTCGACGCCTCCTGGGCCGGGCTGAGCCTGACGATGCCGCTCAAGCAGGCCGTCGTCCCGCTCGTCGACGAGGTCAGCGACTTCGCGCGCGCCGTCGGGTCGGTCAACACCGTCGTCGTCACCCCGCGGCAGGACCGGCGGAACACGCCGGGGCGGCGCGGGGTGCGGTTGCGCGCCGAGAACACCGACGTGATGGGGCTCGTCACCGCCCTGGCCGAGGCCGGGGCTGAGCGGGTCACCCGCGGGGTCGTGCTGGGCGGGGGAGCGACGGCGAGGTCGGCCGTCGTCGCCCTGCTCCAGGCCGGCTGCCCCCGGCCCGTCGCCGTCGTCCGGTCCCCGGACCGAGCCGCCGAACTGCGCGGGGTCGCCGCGCGCCTCGGTGGGGAGGTCGAGATCCGCGACTGGTCCGAGCTCGCGGTGGCGCTGACGGCCGAGGTGGTCGTGTCCACCGTGCCCATCGGCGGGTCGCAGGCCATGACCGACGGGTTGCTGGACGCGTTCCGGCCGGTGTGGTGGCCGCTGCTGCTCGACGTCGTCTACGCGCCGTGGCCGACGCCGCTGGCCCAGCGCTGGGGCGGGCCCGTCGTGGGCGGCTTCGAGATGCTCCTGCACCAGGCCGTCGCCCAGGTCGAGCTCATGACCGGGCGCGAGGGTCCCGTCGAGGCCATGCGGGCGGCCGGGCTCGCCGCGCTGGCCGACCGCGCCCGGGCCTGA
- a CDS encoding type IV pilus twitching motility protein PilT, with amino-acid sequence MDNAGQGGQPVEPYVPTNMRAAGADGVPSARPNISALLKQLESDQAVIAAPAQPEGFALAPAVDERPRHSSAPAAAHVPVQAAPVEPVAAQLAPAVDEYEVSPLVTSGGEDLDVPVRVNDVLISALEMGASDVHLTSGAHPTVRLSGEMTAMDEYPKMTSKKLQEAVYAILTQKQREVFESNLELDFAYQVPGHSRFRVNVYRQRESVGVAFRRIPFEIKPLEDLGVPPVVGSFAGLQRGFVLVTGPTGSGKSTTLASIVDLANRTRKDHIMTVEDPIEFLHRHKSCIVNQREVGEDTKSFANALKHVLRQDPDIILVGEMRDLETISVALTAAETGHLVFGTLHTSSAASTIDRVIDVFPPHQQTQIRTQLAGAIQGVVCQTLCKRADGRGRVVATEVMVATPAIRNLIREGKTHQIGSAMQAGAQFGMHTLDQHLAELVRTRQITFEHGLEKCSAADEFRRLTGR; translated from the coding sequence ATGGACAACGCTGGACAGGGCGGGCAGCCCGTGGAGCCGTACGTCCCGACGAACATGCGGGCCGCGGGGGCCGACGGCGTGCCGTCGGCGCGCCCGAACATCAGCGCGCTGCTGAAGCAGCTGGAGAGCGACCAGGCCGTCATCGCGGCCCCCGCCCAGCCCGAGGGCTTCGCGCTCGCCCCCGCCGTCGACGAGCGTCCGCGGCACTCCTCCGCTCCCGCCGCTGCCCACGTCCCGGTGCAGGCCGCGCCGGTCGAGCCCGTGGCGGCCCAGCTGGCGCCCGCGGTGGACGAGTACGAGGTCTCCCCGCTCGTGACGAGCGGCGGCGAGGACCTCGACGTGCCCGTCCGCGTCAACGACGTCCTCATCAGCGCCCTCGAGATGGGCGCGTCCGACGTCCACCTGACCTCCGGAGCCCACCCCACCGTGCGTCTGTCCGGTGAGATGACGGCGATGGACGAGTACCCGAAGATGACCTCGAAGAAGCTGCAGGAGGCGGTCTACGCCATCCTCACGCAGAAGCAGCGGGAGGTCTTCGAGTCCAACCTGGAACTCGACTTCGCCTACCAGGTGCCCGGGCACTCCCGGTTCCGCGTGAACGTCTACCGCCAGCGCGAGTCCGTGGGTGTCGCCTTCCGGCGCATCCCCTTCGAGATCAAGCCCCTCGAGGACCTCGGCGTCCCGCCCGTCGTCGGGTCGTTCGCCGGCCTGCAGCGCGGTTTCGTCCTCGTGACCGGGCCGACCGGATCGGGGAAGTCGACGACGCTCGCCTCGATCGTCGACCTCGCGAACCGGACCCGCAAGGACCACATCATGACGGTCGAGGACCCCATCGAGTTCCTCCACCGCCACAAGAGCTGCATCGTCAACCAGCGCGAGGTGGGGGAGGACACCAAGTCCTTCGCCAACGCCCTCAAGCACGTGCTGCGCCAGGACCCCGACATCATCCTCGTCGGCGAGATGCGCGACCTCGAGACCATCTCGGTCGCCCTCACCGCCGCCGAGACCGGTCACCTGGTCTTCGGCACGCTGCACACCTCGAGCGCCGCGTCGACCATCGACCGCGTCATCGACGTGTTCCCGCCGCACCAGCAGACCCAGATCCGCACCCAGCTCGCCGGGGCCATCCAGGGCGTCGTCTGCCAGACCCTGTGCAAGCGCGCCGACGGCCGCGGCCGCGTCGTCGCCACCGAGGTCATGGTCGCCACCCCCGCCATCCGGAACCTCATCCGCGAGGGCAAGACCCACCAGATCGGCTCGGCCATGCAGGCCGGTGCGCAGTTCGGCATGCACACGCTCGACCAGCACCTGGCCGAACTCGTGCGCACCCGTCAGATCACGTTCGAACACGGCCTGGAGAAGTGCTCCGCCGCCGACGAGTTCCGTCGCCTGACCGGGCGCTGA
- a CDS encoding type II secretion system F family protein produces the protein MATMTKAPARTGQKTFDYSVRDRSGKLITGQLEASDVQAVVSRLKSQGMAPVSVKESSAGKGMQMEISLPGGNRVKLKDLALMSRQFATMVSSGLTLLKALSILADQTESTKLAAVLQECRADVESGTALSTTFAKHRDVFPPLMINMVRAGEVGGFLDQVLLQLAENFESEVALRAKVKSAMTYPVVVFVIAIIAVVAMLLFVVPVFAKMFSDMGGVLPLPTQILVWMSHGMTYAAPVGVVLVILFPVLWKKVKDRRKVREFVDPLKLKVPVFGMLAQKIALSRFTRNLGTMLKSGVPILQSLEIVGDASGNVVIERAAKDVMESVRSGRPLAAPLAEHAVFPAMVVQMMSVGEDTGALDAMLYKISEFYDQEVEATTEALTSLIEPIMIAFLGGIVGAMIVAMYLPIFKVMDLVQG, from the coding sequence ATGGCCACGATGACCAAGGCGCCGGCGCGGACGGGGCAGAAGACGTTCGACTACTCGGTGCGTGACCGCTCCGGCAAGCTCATCACGGGGCAACTCGAGGCGTCGGACGTGCAGGCGGTCGTCAGCCGCCTGAAGAGCCAGGGCATGGCCCCGGTGTCGGTGAAGGAGTCCAGCGCCGGCAAGGGCATGCAGATGGAGATCAGCCTGCCCGGCGGAAACCGGGTCAAGCTGAAGGACCTCGCCCTGATGTCGCGGCAGTTCGCCACCATGGTGAGCTCGGGACTGACTCTGCTGAAGGCGCTGTCGATCCTGGCCGACCAGACCGAGAGCACGAAGCTCGCGGCCGTTCTCCAGGAGTGCCGCGCGGACGTGGAGTCCGGGACCGCCCTGTCGACGACCTTCGCCAAGCACCGGGACGTCTTCCCACCGCTCATGATCAACATGGTGCGCGCCGGCGAGGTCGGCGGATTCCTCGACCAGGTCCTCCTTCAGTTGGCGGAGAACTTCGAGAGCGAGGTCGCGCTGCGGGCCAAGGTGAAGTCCGCGATGACCTACCCCGTCGTGGTGTTCGTCATCGCCATCATCGCGGTCGTGGCGATGCTGTTGTTCGTCGTGCCCGTCTTCGCCAAGATGTTCTCGGACATGGGTGGTGTCCTGCCGCTTCCGACGCAGATCCTTGTGTGGATGTCCCACGGGATGACGTATGCCGCGCCGGTGGGTGTCGTCCTGGTGATCCTCTTCCCGGTCCTGTGGAAGAAGGTCAAGGACCGCCGCAAGGTGCGCGAGTTCGTCGATCCCCTCAAGCTCAAGGTGCCGGTCTTCGGGATGCTTGCCCAGAAGATCGCCTTGTCCCGGTTCACCCGCAACCTCGGCACGATGCTCAAGTCCGGGGTACCGATCCTGCAGTCGTTGGAGATCGTCGGTGATGCGAGCGGCAACGTCGTCATCGAACGGGCGGCCAAGGACGTCATGGAGAGCGTCCGGTCCGGCCGGCCCCTGGCTGCACCCCTCGCGGAGCACGCCGTCTTCCCGGCCATGGTGGTGCAGATGATGAGCGTCGGTGAGGACACCGGTGCGCTCGACGCCATGCTGTACAAGATCTCTGAGTTCTACGACCAGGAGGTCGAGGCGACGACCGAGGCTCTGACAAGCCTCATCGAGCCCATCATGATCGCCTTCCTGGGGGGCATCGTCGGCGCGATGATCGTGGCCATGTACCTGCCCATCTTCAAGGTCATGGACCTCGTCCAGGGCTGA
- a CDS encoding type IV pilin protein: MLARIRKAMDEKDQGFTLIELLVVMIIIGILAAIAIPTFLNQRNKGYDTQAKSDIRAAQTEIETAFTDTQAYPATGKVTYTGTGAKPADAIWIKKSASTDGDIVYKLTGSDYCAAVKSKSGSFFKVTNTDSGVVKVDQATNPCA, encoded by the coding sequence ATGCTCGCTCGCATCCGCAAGGCCATGGACGAGAAGGACCAGGGCTTCACCCTGATCGAGCTGCTCGTCGTCATGATCATCATCGGGATCCTGGCCGCGATCGCCATCCCGACGTTCCTGAACCAGCGCAACAAGGGCTACGACACGCAGGCGAAGAGCGACATCCGCGCCGCCCAGACGGAGATCGAGACCGCGTTCACCGACACCCAGGCTTACCCGGCCACCGGCAAGGTCACCTACACTGGTACCGGCGCCAAGCCGGCGGACGCAATCTGGATCAAGAAGTCCGCGAGCACGGACGGGGACATCGTCTACAAGCTGACTGGCAGCGACTACTGCGCTGCGGTCAAGTCCAAGTCGGGGTCCTTCTTCAAGGTGACCAACACCGACTCCGGTGTTGTCAAGGTCGACCAGGCCACCAACCCCTGCGCCTGA